One window of Salegentibacter sp. Hel_I_6 genomic DNA carries:
- the lgt gene encoding prolipoprotein diacylglyceryl transferase: MTNRLEGNILYWDTDPVILWITENFPLKYYGLLFVTGLFLGYFVVKHIYKKERIPTEQLDSLLTYIVLGTIIGARLGHCLFYEPSYYLEHPVEMFLPIKEINGSYQFIGFQGLASHGGAIGVLLAIILYCRKYKLKLLWVLDRVAIATPITGAFIRFGNFMNSEIYGQPTSGSWGVVFERDDLIPRHPTQLYEAFSYLVIFAILYAFYRAQPLKKPNGIIFGLFLILLFLARFIIEFFKENQVAFENQMTLNMGQLLSIPFMLIGVTIIVTVSRKKQIRN; encoded by the coding sequence TTGACTAATAGATTAGAAGGTAACATCTTATACTGGGATACAGATCCGGTAATCCTATGGATTACCGAAAACTTCCCTTTAAAATACTATGGACTCTTATTCGTGACCGGCCTTTTTCTGGGTTATTTTGTGGTAAAGCATATCTATAAAAAGGAAAGAATTCCTACTGAGCAATTGGATAGCTTGCTTACCTATATTGTCCTGGGAACGATCATCGGTGCCCGGCTAGGCCATTGCTTGTTCTACGAACCCAGTTATTATCTAGAACATCCAGTGGAGATGTTCCTTCCAATTAAAGAAATTAATGGCAGTTACCAATTTATCGGTTTTCAGGGACTGGCCAGCCACGGAGGGGCTATAGGGGTATTACTGGCTATAATACTTTATTGTAGAAAATATAAGCTAAAATTACTTTGGGTTTTAGATAGGGTTGCCATAGCGACACCAATAACCGGAGCTTTTATAAGATTTGGAAATTTTATGAACTCCGAAATATACGGCCAGCCCACAAGCGGTAGCTGGGGCGTTGTCTTTGAACGAGACGATTTAATTCCGAGGCATCCTACCCAGCTTTATGAAGCTTTTTCCTATCTGGTGATATTCGCAATATTATACGCATTTTATAGGGCTCAACCATTAAAAAAACCCAATGGGATTATTTTTGGTTTATTTTTAATCCTACTTTTCTTGGCCAGATTCATTATTGAATTTTTTAAGGAAAATCAGGTTGCATTCGAGAATCAAATGACGCTAAATATGGGCCAGTTGTTGAGCATACCATTTATGCTAATAGGTGTGACAATAATTGTAACAGTAAGCAGAAAAAAGCAAATTCGGAACTAA
- a CDS encoding retropepsin-like aspartic protease, protein MTKVITSLFLLFTILSFSQSKLAEQIKIPFTQTPNGHIIIPTTINGVKGNFVFDTGAGINLLTKDFADKIEDLEKTNHFYTGHRATGEEIKSDLWNSKSLEIGGFKTTNQTFAVYDLEFPLDGLISLTPFKDGQITIDFKNKILSVESEKSLNQLIDNKEFEMPIQITNDRDIRIGISTPVKINDELSLNVGLDSGAGFDVYRFNSRYMESLGVDSTQVERKYQPSSFKPEEGNNYYFTELDKLTDQGENTSVQNFKATFIDDLIYEGIMGINWIGEVITIDIPNKKLIVQ, encoded by the coding sequence ATGACCAAAGTAATAACAAGCCTATTCCTATTATTTACAATTTTAAGCTTTTCACAATCAAAACTCGCTGAACAGATTAAAATCCCGTTTACCCAAACTCCTAACGGACATATTATTATTCCAACAACCATCAACGGAGTTAAAGGAAATTTTGTTTTTGATACCGGCGCTGGCATCAACTTGCTGACCAAAGATTTTGCTGATAAAATCGAGGATCTTGAAAAAACCAATCATTTCTATACAGGCCATCGGGCGACGGGAGAAGAAATAAAATCTGATCTATGGAATTCTAAATCCCTGGAAATTGGAGGTTTCAAAACTACGAATCAAACTTTTGCGGTTTACGATCTGGAATTTCCTTTGGATGGTTTGATCTCTTTGACCCCTTTTAAAGATGGACAAATAACCATTGACTTCAAGAATAAAATATTGAGTGTTGAATCAGAAAAATCTCTTAATCAACTTATAGATAATAAAGAGTTTGAAATGCCCATTCAAATAACTAATGACAGGGATATTAGGATCGGTATTTCTACACCAGTAAAAATTAATGATGAACTTTCGCTAAACGTAGGCCTGGATAGCGGAGCCGGATTTGATGTTTACCGATTTAATTCCAGATATATGGAAAGTTTGGGTGTTGATTCAACGCAGGTTGAACGTAAATATCAACCGAGCAGCTTCAAGCCCGAAGAAGGAAACAACTATTATTTCACGGAATTAGATAAGCTAACCGATCAAGGAGAAAATACTTCAGTACAAAATTTTAAAGCCACTTTTATTGATGATTTAATTTATGAAGGTATTATGGGGATCAACTGGATTGGTGAAGTAATCACTATTGATATCCCGAATAAGAAATTAATAGTACAGTAG
- a CDS encoding helix-turn-helix transcriptional regulator: MNNILRNTIAILFLIFCSQIKAFSENPGEIYGKLILDDTWERKIYVSYIKTFDKEYAVSNDLIITSAVIDSLGNFKIDLDKIPEKWSFLRLHIVKKGVSPNSLVIGSRDENFIFLIAKRDSRIGIFNTEGLPIFSNSRIEGADYMNTVDHIKGLSKYPNSIDYENSIIEKEFIVEVVSEKLKVVADTSSIPLVSLYAIYKTDFQSDYIENPVFYENYLSKWEKENSSYFKSFRQKFPTRESSFKTNKISLYIIFLAGAVVVLLIGALIYFKIKNQKIKKLSVQERKIFDLVQNGYSNKEISNECNIELTTVKSHIGSIYSKLKIKSRKEAMNFKTRSFLK, from the coding sequence ATGAATAATATATTAAGGAATACTATAGCCATTCTCTTTCTAATATTTTGCAGTCAAATTAAAGCATTTTCTGAAAACCCAGGTGAAATATATGGTAAACTGATATTGGACGATACCTGGGAAAGAAAAATATATGTTTCATATATAAAAACATTCGATAAGGAGTATGCTGTTTCTAATGATTTGATAATTACGAGCGCAGTTATTGACAGTCTCGGTAATTTCAAAATTGATTTGGATAAGATACCGGAAAAATGGTCTTTTTTACGATTGCATATAGTAAAAAAAGGTGTTTCTCCAAACTCTCTGGTTATTGGGAGTAGAGATGAAAATTTCATATTTCTAATAGCGAAACGAGATTCTAGAATAGGAATTTTCAATACTGAAGGTCTACCTATATTTTCGAATTCAAGAATAGAGGGAGCGGACTATATGAATACAGTGGATCATATAAAAGGGTTATCTAAATACCCAAATTCTATAGACTATGAGAATTCAATAATAGAAAAAGAATTTATTGTAGAGGTGGTTTCAGAAAAACTGAAAGTGGTGGCAGATACCAGTTCAATTCCTTTGGTTTCGCTTTATGCGATTTACAAGACAGATTTCCAATCAGATTATATAGAAAACCCCGTATTCTACGAAAACTACCTATCAAAATGGGAAAAAGAAAACAGTTCTTATTTTAAGTCTTTTAGGCAAAAATTCCCAACCCGTGAGAGTAGTTTCAAGACAAATAAAATTTCACTATACATTATTTTTTTGGCAGGAGCAGTGGTGGTTCTCTTAATTGGCGCCTTAATCTATTTTAAAATCAAGAACCAAAAAATCAAGAAATTAAGCGTGCAAGAACGAAAAATATTCGATCTAGTACAAAATGGATATAGCAATAAAGAGATATCAAATGAATGTAATATTGAATTGACTACGGTAAAATCGCATATAGGAAGTATATATTCTAAACTTAAAATAAAATCTAGAAAGGAGGCAATGAATTTTAAAACCAGGTCATTTTTAAAATAG
- a CDS encoding carboxypeptidase-like regulatory domain-containing protein: MGVIFRLLNLCSYKKNIYFNLSNEIFFLSRYRRLCLLLLLAIIFLTQTNVFSQNQLTGKVYRAKDSTAIYGASVYFDGTSIGVSTNKLGYYEILFKENNSSLIISSLGYEPVIINQQDYKSLNSLPDVYLKEKLEELNTVHLETDPWSRLRKLRIFKREFLGSNKSASACKIINEDSIELRYIPSSKTLVASSDEPLIIENKYLGYVVKYNLTDFKVNFKMSSSGLILPFSTYSEGFSFFEPLKKRLSKKIVRNRKLSYLGSSLHFMRSLYNKKLEENSFKIFYERFQVPTYKYFEIVQNKNMIQVELLVDEIAILYGDIQQSGLITNGKFTIDYLGNHSPPESIILKGDMSYKRISELLPLDYNFEMFQ; the protein is encoded by the coding sequence ATGGGTGTAATTTTTAGACTACTAAATTTGTGTTCGTACAAGAAGAATATTTATTTTAATTTATCCAATGAGATTTTCTTTTTGTCTAGATATAGGAGGTTATGTTTATTACTTCTTCTGGCTATAATCTTTTTAACGCAAACAAATGTTTTCTCTCAAAATCAATTAACTGGAAAAGTATACCGGGCTAAGGATTCCACAGCAATTTACGGAGCTTCAGTTTACTTTGACGGTACAAGCATAGGAGTTTCTACAAATAAGTTAGGCTATTATGAAATCTTATTCAAGGAAAACAATTCTTCTCTCATTATAAGTTCCCTGGGCTACGAACCTGTAATTATTAATCAACAGGACTATAAGTCATTAAATTCATTGCCAGATGTTTATCTTAAAGAGAAACTTGAAGAATTAAATACAGTACATCTGGAAACTGATCCCTGGTCGAGACTAAGAAAATTACGGATATTTAAAAGGGAGTTCCTGGGTTCAAATAAATCAGCTTCTGCTTGTAAAATTATTAATGAGGATTCAATTGAATTAAGATATATTCCCTCATCTAAAACACTTGTAGCCAGTTCTGACGAACCTTTAATAATAGAAAATAAATATTTGGGTTATGTTGTAAAATATAACTTAACCGATTTCAAGGTGAATTTTAAAATGAGTAGTAGTGGTTTAATATTACCATTTTCAACCTATTCTGAAGGTTTTAGTTTTTTTGAGCCTTTAAAAAAGAGATTATCTAAGAAAATAGTAAGGAACAGAAAATTGAGCTATTTGGGATCATCATTACATTTTATGCGATCTCTTTACAATAAAAAACTTGAGGAAAATAGTTTCAAAATTTTCTATGAAAGATTTCAGGTGCCAACCTATAAATATTTTGAAATTGTCCAAAATAAAAATATGATTCAGGTGGAATTGCTGGTTGATGAAATAGCGATATTATATGGTGATATTCAACAATCTGGATTAATAACAAACGGTAAATTTACAATTGATTACCTGGGAAACCATTCCCCACCTGAATCCATTATCTTGAAAGGTGATATGTCATACAAACGTATTTCAGAACTTTTACCCTTAGATTATAATTTTGAAATGTTTCAATAG
- a CDS encoding serine hydrolase, which translates to MRVKILLLFTLIFTSAYSQSTNYQIKSYLDSIDGSKFSGTILVAKDDKIIEERAYGLSSIEYDVKNKIDTKFNIASITKSFTAVGVLKLYEEGKIDLNKPIGNYLDNYPNQKVLDSVTVHHLLTHTAGTKAIYGEEYQSSNKNKYRALDDYLPLFANDSLAFSPGSKYEYNGGGFVLLGLIIQKVTGENYYDYLKKNIFRPLNMGDTEAPEIDGLNYNTANGYSIYLREDESLAQNDYLLSKASGASGYYSTAKDLFKFSKALRNHNLLRKETTDLMLQPKVKGYNTHLGYGIDVDKRYEETIIGHLGGWYGIRCEWMDFLDSGYTVIILSNIDNDGKEEVSNFFRSTITKKKALN; encoded by the coding sequence ATGAGAGTTAAAATTCTACTGCTATTTACCTTAATATTTACTTCAGCATATTCGCAATCTACCAATTATCAAATCAAAAGCTATTTAGATAGCATCGATGGTTCAAAGTTTTCAGGAACAATATTAGTAGCGAAGGATGATAAAATAATTGAGGAAAGGGCTTATGGACTATCAAGTATAGAATACGACGTAAAAAATAAAATTGATACTAAATTCAATATAGCCTCAATTACAAAATCATTTACGGCTGTGGGTGTTCTCAAGCTTTATGAAGAAGGAAAAATTGATTTAAATAAACCAATTGGAAATTACTTAGATAATTATCCTAACCAAAAAGTATTAGATTCCGTAACAGTCCATCACTTACTTACCCATACGGCCGGTACAAAAGCTATTTACGGAGAGGAATATCAAAGCTCTAATAAAAACAAGTATAGAGCACTTGATGATTATTTACCTTTATTTGCCAACGATTCATTAGCATTTTCTCCTGGAAGTAAATATGAATATAATGGAGGAGGTTTTGTTTTATTAGGTTTAATAATACAGAAGGTAACCGGAGAAAATTATTATGACTATTTGAAAAAAAATATCTTTAGACCATTAAATATGGGTGATACCGAAGCACCTGAAATAGACGGGCTTAACTATAATACAGCTAATGGCTACTCTATTTACTTACGTGAAGACGAATCTTTAGCTCAAAATGATTATTTATTATCAAAGGCTTCAGGAGCATCAGGCTATTATTCAACCGCTAAAGATCTTTTTAAATTTTCAAAAGCTTTGAGAAATCATAATCTCCTGAGAAAGGAAACTACAGATCTTATGCTACAACCCAAAGTTAAAGGTTACAATACCCACCTGGGCTACGGAATTGATGTAGATAAAAGATATGAAGAAACCATTATTGGACATCTTGGCGGTTGGTATGGAATAAGATGTGAATGGATGGATTTTTTAGATTCTGGCTACACGGTAATCATTTTATCCAATATTGATAATGATGGGAAGGAAGAGGTTTCCAATTTTTTTAGGTCTACGATTACTAAAAAGAAAGCATTAAATTGA